From a single Chlamydiales bacterium genomic region:
- a CDS encoding transposase domain-containing protein has translation GNEDGGEAAAIIFSLVQTCRTLGVNPREYLEDVMRCLMSHNSQKLYEFLPDQWMASKSSLNC, from the coding sequence GGCAACGAGGATGGTGGAGAAGCTGCTGCCATTATATTCTCTCTCGTTCAAACCTGCCGCACTCTCGGAGTTAATCCACGTGAATATCTTGAGGACGTCATGCGTTGTCTTATGTCCCATAATTCTCAAAAGTTATATGAGTTTTTGCCTGATCAATGGATGGCTAGTAAAAGTTCATTAAATTGCTAG